Proteins found in one Candidatus Zixiibacteriota bacterium genomic segment:
- a CDS encoding SpoIIE family protein phosphatase, which produces MFPRLIKILIYIIAGLLVLIFGLYYTREATILVNFKISGVAGSDVAAAGDSAIIFQSIDTSDFVTAPYPSLGDTILTIGDSAALPGIWSRTFNRTAPLGREVPISFKHAGDTISAIIRTHESSAEQFYSIGALIMLRLLISLSYLTVGIWAFLKRSDSGAVRALALFCFAMGSFTITGVRMEMDGFASFDIPLLSGILSYLGIFAIFFGAFWLNLQILFPSPRSFVQKYSAATYATIYAPLSLLLIVANFIERSQLGYIILSLIGLQIGLGFYFLGRNYARTREPMEKRQIRLVLWGTGAGMSGLLVLPILALFAADWVRQQPQIVIIGILIAIFLVLLLSPLSFAYAFGKYRLLEVEGRIRRGTRHFLVTLFLLTAFYVFIYFFSEIFLEFAGIESRTPVLFVALALAVGFAPTQKRLSSLLERWIFPERVRLREMLNDYLRQSLSTTDKDAFWKELENRFRIALKVDAVTPVLRSVDGGNFVHWNGDLTPFTVESRFITEISKLVGRPILRDELEAGRLTEFSPAEREWMDRNQVALVLPMVLRSELIGFLGIGLKSEKKDFEPADMEILKSLAYQTAVAAENITLLEESAEKKRLEAEMSIARRVQEGMLPQTIPVRPGLLIAARSRFCTEVAGDYYDVIEHDAARTVLAIGDVSGKGAGAALLMSNVQASLRTAVGVATDYGDTGSNISLAEIVAKINRLIHRNSQPEQFITFFVALFDPQTKTLKYVNAGHNPPLVARRGQKCEELLSGGILLGAVPEMVYEEAVVNLYSGDILFMYTDGLSESTNAGDEMFGEERIKKFLCANIEQPPERLLQLLEEEVARFAGNKPLADDFTLLAAKVQ; this is translated from the coding sequence ATGTTTCCGAGATTGATTAAGATTCTAATCTATATCATCGCCGGGCTTCTGGTTCTGATATTCGGACTCTACTATACCCGTGAAGCCACCATCCTGGTCAACTTCAAGATTTCCGGAGTGGCAGGAAGCGATGTTGCCGCGGCCGGAGACAGCGCCATAATCTTTCAGAGCATTGACACCAGCGACTTTGTGACGGCGCCGTACCCTTCTTTGGGCGACACCATTCTCACCATCGGCGATTCGGCGGCTCTGCCGGGAATATGGAGCCGTACATTCAACAGAACGGCTCCCCTGGGACGGGAAGTTCCAATATCATTTAAGCACGCCGGCGATACCATCAGCGCAATAATTCGCACTCATGAATCATCGGCTGAGCAGTTTTACAGCATCGGAGCGCTGATTATGCTGCGCTTGCTGATATCGCTATCGTACCTAACGGTAGGTATCTGGGCTTTTTTGAAACGTTCCGATTCCGGCGCGGTCCGCGCCCTGGCGCTTTTCTGCTTTGCCATGGGCAGCTTTACCATTACCGGCGTCCGGATGGAGATGGACGGTTTTGCCTCATTTGATATCCCTTTGCTGTCCGGCATTTTGAGCTATCTTGGAATTTTCGCTATTTTTTTCGGAGCGTTCTGGCTCAATCTCCAGATACTCTTTCCCAGCCCCAGAAGCTTTGTGCAGAAATATTCCGCGGCAACATATGCCACTATTTATGCGCCTTTGAGCTTGCTCCTCATTGTCGCCAATTTTATAGAAAGAAGTCAGCTGGGTTATATAATACTGTCACTGATCGGACTTCAAATAGGGCTCGGCTTCTACTTCCTGGGGAGAAACTATGCCCGCACCAGGGAACCGATGGAAAAGCGGCAGATTCGTCTGGTGCTCTGGGGAACCGGCGCCGGAATGAGCGGGCTTCTGGTTCTCCCGATTCTTGCCCTCTTTGCCGCCGATTGGGTGCGCCAGCAGCCTCAAATAGTTATAATTGGAATTCTCATCGCCATTTTCCTGGTGCTGCTTCTCTCGCCTTTGTCTTTTGCATATGCTTTCGGGAAATATCGCCTGTTGGAGGTGGAAGGCCGAATTCGCCGCGGAACTCGTCATTTCCTGGTAACCTTATTTTTGCTGACCGCCTTTTATGTCTTTATCTATTTTTTCAGCGAGATATTCCTGGAGTTTGCCGGCATCGAAAGCCGCACGCCGGTCCTCTTCGTAGCCCTGGCGCTGGCGGTCGGATTCGCGCCGACCCAGAAGAGACTCTCTTCACTACTCGAAAGATGGATTTTCCCGGAACGGGTGAGACTGCGCGAAATGCTTAACGACTACCTGCGGCAATCACTATCAACCACCGATAAGGATGCCTTCTGGAAGGAACTGGAAAACCGATTCCGTATAGCTCTTAAAGTTGATGCCGTCACTCCGGTTCTGCGTTCGGTCGATGGCGGCAATTTTGTCCATTGGAACGGCGATTTGACTCCTTTCACGGTCGAGAGCCGCTTCATAACTGAAATATCAAAACTGGTGGGGCGTCCGATCTTGCGCGACGAACTGGAAGCGGGACGCTTGACCGAATTCTCTCCCGCCGAAAGAGAGTGGATGGATAGAAACCAGGTGGCGCTGGTGCTTCCGATGGTGCTCCGCTCGGAACTGATCGGTTTCCTGGGAATCGGCCTTAAGTCGGAGAAGAAAGATTTTGAACCGGCCGATATGGAGATTCTCAAATCGCTGGCGTATCAGACAGCGGTGGCGGCAGAGAATATCACGTTGCTCGAAGAAAGCGCCGAGAAGAAACGGCTGGAAGCGGAGATGTCGATTGCCCGACGGGTGCAGGAAGGGATGTTGCCGCAGACGATTCCTGTTCGTCCGGGACTTCTCATCGCGGCCCGCAGCCGTTTCTGCACCGAGGTCGCCGGCGATTATTATGACGTTATCGAACATGATGCGGCGCGCACGGTGCTGGCGATTGGCGATGTTTCCGGTAAGGGGGCGGGAGCGGCATTGCTGATGTCCAATGTGCAGGCGTCGCTGCGGACCGCGGTCGGGGTCGCCACTGATTATGGAGATACCGGCAGCAATATCAGCCTGGCGGAAATCGTCGCCAAAATCAATCGCTTGATACACCGCAATTCCCAGCCGGAGCAATTTATTACTTTCTTCGTAGCCCTTTTTGACCCACAGACAAAGACTCTCAAATATGTCAACGCCGGACACAATCCCCCGCTGGTGGCGCGTCGAGGGCAAAAATGTGAGGAATTGCTATCCGGCGGCATCCTGCTGGGCGCGGTGCCGGAGATGGTCTATGAGGAGGCGGTCGTGAACCTGTACAGTGGTGATATACTTTTCATGTACACGGACGGTCTGAGTGAATCGACTAATGCCGGCGATGAAATGTTTGGCGAAGAACGAATCAAGAAATTCCTCTGTGCAAATATTGAACAGCCGCCGGAGCGTTTGCTGCAGCTGTTGGAAGAGGAAGTGGCTCGATTTGCCGGCAATAAACCGCTCGCTGATGATTTTACCCTGCTGGCGGCTAAAGTACAGTAA
- a CDS encoding 3-hydroxybutyryl-CoA dehydrogenase, whose amino-acid sequence MIKKVGVVGLGQMGSGIAQVAAQAGFAVLATDASDEIISRGIKNITRQLDKAIEKGKLDAAGKEKILGNIKTTGELRDFADCDLIIEAIIENMTAKKEIFAELDKTCKAETILASNTSSLPIGDLASVTKRRDRFVGLHFFNPVPVMKLVEVVKTLDTSEETFNTAFEFARAVGKSPVKAKDTPGFIVNVLLIPYLLDAIRQYENGLASREDIDNGMMLGCGHPMGPLTLTDFIGLDTTLYIADIFFEEFKDSRYAAPPLLRRMVNAGYLGKKTGRGFYEYIK is encoded by the coding sequence ATGATAAAGAAAGTAGGCGTAGTAGGGCTGGGGCAGATGGGCAGCGGTATCGCGCAGGTAGCGGCGCAAGCCGGGTTTGCGGTGCTGGCGACCGATGCCAGCGATGAGATTATCAGCCGCGGCATCAAAAACATCACCAGGCAGCTGGATAAGGCGATTGAAAAAGGGAAACTTGATGCCGCCGGAAAAGAAAAAATCCTCGGCAATATCAAGACAACTGGGGAACTGCGCGATTTCGCCGATTGCGACCTGATAATCGAAGCGATTATCGAGAATATGACGGCGAAAAAAGAGATTTTTGCCGAACTAGACAAAACCTGCAAAGCGGAAACGATTCTGGCATCAAATACATCGTCACTGCCGATAGGCGACCTGGCGTCGGTCACCAAACGGCGCGACCGATTTGTCGGACTGCATTTTTTCAATCCCGTTCCGGTGATGAAACTGGTGGAAGTGGTCAAGACACTGGATACGTCGGAGGAGACTTTCAATACCGCCTTCGAATTCGCCAGAGCGGTCGGCAAATCGCCGGTAAAAGCAAAGGATACGCCGGGTTTTATCGTCAATGTCCTCTTGATTCCGTATCTGCTCGATGCCATTCGGCAGTATGAAAACGGGCTGGCCTCGCGCGAAGATATCGACAACGGTATGATGCTCGGCTGCGGGCATCCGATGGGACCGCTTACATTGACCGATTTCATCGGTCTCGATACGACTCTTTATATCGCGGATATCTTTTTTGAGGAATTCAAAGACAGCCGTTACGCCGCGCCGCCGCTCTTGAGACGAATGGTCAACGCCGGATATCTCGGCAAGAAAACGGGACGTGGATTTTATGAGTATATCAAATAA
- a CDS encoding enoyl-CoA hydratase-related protein: protein MEYKNIVVKFEEGVAVITMNREKALNALNDETVAELQSFFRHHWMDESFGCVIITGAGKAFVAGADIAELAQCDVKKALKKSMLGIYLTKTIENFPKPVIAAVNGFALGGGCELAMACDIRLASDKAKFGQPEVNLGLIPGYGGTQRLARLVGRGKAKQLIFTGEMVDANEAKRIGLVEEVYPAEELMTKAMEMARLIISKAPIAVATAKECINRGLDVNLSAGLEYERMGFGTIYGTEDSMEGMKAFLEKRKAEFKGK, encoded by the coding sequence ATGGAATATAAGAACATCGTAGTTAAATTCGAAGAGGGGGTAGCGGTGATAACGATGAACCGCGAAAAAGCGCTCAATGCCCTCAACGATGAGACGGTCGCTGAGCTGCAGTCGTTTTTCCGACACCACTGGATGGATGAATCGTTCGGATGCGTTATAATTACCGGCGCCGGCAAGGCGTTTGTCGCCGGGGCGGATATTGCGGAACTGGCGCAGTGCGATGTCAAGAAAGCGCTTAAGAAATCGATGCTGGGGATTTATCTGACCAAGACGATTGAGAATTTTCCCAAGCCGGTCATTGCGGCGGTGAACGGTTTCGCCCTCGGCGGCGGATGCGAACTGGCGATGGCTTGCGATATTCGGCTGGCATCGGACAAGGCGAAATTCGGCCAGCCGGAAGTCAATCTCGGCCTCATCCCGGGATACGGCGGCACCCAGCGACTGGCGCGTCTGGTCGGCAGAGGAAAGGCGAAGCAGTTGATTTTCACCGGCGAGATGGTTGACGCCAATGAAGCGAAACGGATTGGTTTGGTTGAAGAGGTCTATCCGGCCGAGGAACTGATGACTAAAGCGATGGAGATGGCGCGCCTGATAATTTCCAAAGCCCCGATTGCGGTGGCGACGGCGAAAGAATGTATTAACCGCGGTCTTGATGTCAATCTATCGGCCGGCCTTGAATACGAGAGGATGGGATTCGGCACGATTTACGGCACCGAAGATTCTATGGAAGGGATGAAAGCGTTTTTGGAGAAACGGAAGGCGGAGTTTAAGGGGAAATAG
- a CDS encoding nuclear transport factor 2 family protein gives MIGAIIARKAIAGAFEALNNHDLEKFMSAWSDEATFVYPGEIPQSGTFRGKNAVEGWFKGFFEQFPKIRFVVKDIGVKNIFALGGSNVISARWDIYLTNRTGREGKNAGVTVITVKGGKVTGAIDYIFDLGDNFKMNWGAK, from the coding sequence ATGATAGGTGCAATAATTGCCAGAAAAGCGATTGCCGGCGCCTTTGAGGCGCTCAATAATCATGATCTGGAGAAATTTATGTCGGCCTGGAGTGACGAGGCTACTTTTGTTTACCCGGGGGAGATTCCTCAAAGCGGCACTTTCAGAGGAAAAAATGCCGTGGAAGGCTGGTTTAAGGGGTTCTTTGAACAGTTTCCCAAAATCAGGTTTGTCGTAAAGGATATCGGCGTCAAGAATATTTTTGCTTTGGGCGGCAGTAATGTCATTTCGGCGCGCTGGGATATATATCTTACCAATCGTACCGGTCGGGAAGGAAAGAACGCTGGCGTAACGGTAATAACCGTTAAGGGGGGCAAGGTGACGGGTGCAATAGACTACATCTTCGATTTGGGTGACAATTTCAAGATGAATTGGGGCGCCAAATAG
- a CDS encoding LysE family transporter has protein sequence MELLTLFFTSFIVGFSGAMMPGPLLAVDIAQTPAKGARTGPILTGGHAIAEVAVVVLLSVGLATLVAENKAITSGIGIVGGGMLILMGIGMLYDLLKARLKASEGTAEARHAGRLVFDGIITSLSNPYWFVWWATTGSAFLLKSLKHGPVVGPTVFYFGHILSDLVWYSFVSILIWKGRRLIVGTGYKILIGICALFLLYLGGVFIYDGITGAI, from the coding sequence ATGGAACTTCTGACCCTCTTTTTCACCTCTTTTATTGTCGGGTTTTCGGGGGCGATGATGCCTGGCCCGCTTCTGGCAGTCGATATCGCCCAGACCCCGGCCAAAGGAGCCCGCACCGGACCGATTCTAACCGGCGGCCATGCCATCGCGGAAGTTGCCGTAGTGGTTCTGCTGTCGGTCGGACTCGCCACACTTGTGGCCGAAAACAAGGCGATTACCAGCGGTATCGGGATTGTCGGCGGGGGGATGCTGATTCTTATGGGAATCGGCATGCTCTATGACCTTCTCAAAGCCCGGCTGAAAGCATCTGAAGGGACCGCCGAAGCCCGTCATGCCGGCAGACTGGTCTTTGACGGTATCATCACCTCACTTTCCAATCCGTACTGGTTTGTCTGGTGGGCGACCACCGGCTCCGCCTTCCTGCTCAAGTCGCTCAAGCATGGTCCGGTGGTCGGTCCGACCGTGTTTTATTTCGGGCATATTCTTTCCGACCTGGTCTGGTACAGTTTTGTGAGCATTCTTATCTGGAAAGGGCGGAGGCTGATTGTCGGAACGGGATATAAGATTCTCATTGGGATCTGTGCGTTGTTTTTACTTTATCTGGGGGGAGTGTTTATTTATGACGGTATCACCGGTGCGATCTGA
- a CDS encoding DNA polymerase III subunit alpha, with protein sequence MKFANFVHLHTHSQYSLLDGACQLDAAIELARQFKMPALAITDHGNLFGAAEFYKKATKAGIKPIIGIEAYVAAGSRFDKKPSGTYPDGGFHLVILARNNTGYKNLIKLSSTGFLEGFYHRPRIDKEILRQHSEGLIALSACMKGEVNWNLLQGEPERAAAAAREMNEIFGEGHFFLEIQNHGLDREQLLIPMIYTIHRETGIPLVATNDCHYLRREDWEAHDALLCIQTGKFVSDRDRMRYDTDQIYFKSPDEMTQLFGEFPEAMENTIRIAEECNVEIEMGKLHLPHFPIPDQFADADSYLLHLCDEGLVKRYGKKTDELQKRLDYELSVIRQMGYAGYFLIVKDFIDYARSQNIPVGPGRGSAAGSLVSYCLGITNIDPMKYSLLFERFLNPDRISMPDIDIDFADRGRDKIIEYVVQKYGESNVAQIITFGTLAARGVVRDVGRVLGMPYSEVDKIAKMVPFAVDMTLDKAMVQNPDLKALYEKDQRIKKLIDLSRTLEGLARHASTHAAGVVIAPKPLTEYVPLFRGSHDEITTQFDMTMIEEIGLLKMDFLGLRTLTVIQDCLQMVRENHGKDINLDEIDLNDKKVYKLFSRGDTTGIFQFESSGMRDYLRRLRPENLTDLAVMNALYRPGPLDSGMINTYIERKNGKSPVTFEHPKLEKILKETYGVIVFQEQVLQIANSLAGYSMGKADILRKAMGKKIADLMAEQKREFLDGCARQGIDSKIAHSVFDQIETFARYGFNKAHSTGYSLVAYHSAYLKTYFPQEFMAASLTSETDSPDRIYVLMEECRRLGITVLPPDVNESERGFSVRDKKIRFGLLAVKNVGEAAVETIIEARRSGGHFGSMADFVTRVNLKQVNKRVLESLISAGARDSLPGNRAQKFVAIEAMLDFGQKVAISGNAVDLFSVGGAPVKRAEPQFENIPDWSISYKLSSEKETLGFYVSGHP encoded by the coding sequence ATGAAATTCGCCAATTTTGTTCATTTACATACACATAGCCAGTACTCGCTTCTGGACGGCGCCTGTCAGCTCGATGCCGCCATCGAACTGGCGCGCCAGTTCAAAATGCCGGCTCTGGCCATAACCGACCATGGCAATCTTTTCGGGGCGGCGGAGTTTTATAAGAAGGCGACCAAAGCCGGTATCAAGCCGATTATCGGTATCGAAGCTTATGTCGCCGCCGGAAGCCGCTTTGATAAGAAGCCCTCCGGCACCTATCCTGACGGCGGCTTCCACCTGGTAATTCTCGCCCGCAACAATACCGGTTACAAGAATCTAATTAAGCTCTCATCGACCGGTTTTCTGGAAGGATTCTACCATCGTCCCCGCATCGATAAGGAGATTCTCCGTCAGCATTCCGAGGGCCTCATAGCCCTGTCGGCATGCATGAAGGGCGAAGTGAACTGGAATCTTCTCCAGGGGGAACCGGAGCGGGCAGCCGCTGCTGCAAGAGAGATGAATGAGATTTTCGGCGAGGGGCATTTCTTCCTCGAAATCCAGAATCATGGGCTCGACCGGGAGCAACTTTTGATACCGATGATATATACTATTCATCGGGAGACCGGCATCCCGCTGGTGGCGACCAACGATTGCCATTACCTGCGCCGCGAAGACTGGGAAGCGCACGATGCCCTTCTCTGTATCCAGACCGGAAAATTCGTAAGCGACCGGGACCGGATGCGCTACGATACCGACCAGATTTACTTCAAGTCGCCGGATGAAATGACCCAGCTCTTTGGCGAGTTCCCGGAAGCGATGGAGAATACTATCCGTATCGCCGAAGAATGCAATGTCGAAATAGAGATGGGGAAATTGCATCTGCCTCACTTCCCGATCCCGGACCAGTTTGCCGATGCCGATTCTTACCTGCTTCATCTGTGTGATGAGGGACTGGTTAAGCGTTACGGCAAAAAGACTGATGAACTGCAGAAACGTCTCGATTATGAACTCTCCGTTATCCGGCAGATGGGATATGCCGGTTACTTCCTTATCGTAAAAGATTTCATCGATTATGCCCGTTCCCAAAATATACCGGTTGGTCCCGGGCGCGGCTCAGCCGCCGGCTCACTGGTTTCCTACTGCCTGGGGATAACCAATATCGACCCGATGAAATACTCGCTTCTATTCGAGCGGTTTCTCAACCCCGACCGAATATCGATGCCGGATATCGATATCGATTTTGCCGACCGCGGGCGCGACAAGATAATCGAATATGTAGTGCAGAAATACGGCGAAAGCAATGTCGCCCAGATAATTACTTTTGGCACCCTGGCGGCGCGCGGTGTGGTTCGTGATGTCGGGCGGGTGCTCGGAATGCCGTATTCCGAAGTGGACAAAATCGCCAAGATGGTGCCGTTTGCGGTCGATATGACGCTGGACAAAGCGATGGTGCAGAATCCCGATTTGAAGGCGCTTTACGAGAAAGACCAGCGGATTAAGAAACTGATTGACCTCTCCCGCACGCTGGAAGGGCTGGCGCGACATGCCTCCACCCACGCCGCCGGAGTTGTGATTGCCCCCAAACCGCTGACCGAATATGTCCCGCTCTTCCGGGGGAGCCACGATGAAATCACCACCCAGTTCGATATGACCATGATTGAGGAGATTGGGCTTCTCAAAATGGATTTTCTGGGGCTGCGGACATTGACAGTGATTCAAGATTGTCTCCAGATGGTCAGGGAGAATCATGGCAAGGATATAAATCTTGATGAAATCGATTTGAATGACAAGAAAGTGTATAAACTGTTCTCCCGCGGCGACACCACCGGCATCTTTCAGTTTGAGTCCAGCGGCATGCGCGACTATCTGCGCCGCCTCAGACCGGAGAACCTGACCGACCTGGCGGTGATGAATGCGCTTTATCGTCCCGGACCGCTCGACTCCGGGATGATTAATACCTATATCGAACGGAAAAACGGCAAGAGCCCCGTAACTTTCGAGCATCCCAAACTGGAGAAAATTCTTAAGGAGACTTATGGCGTTATTGTTTTCCAGGAGCAGGTGCTTCAGATAGCGAACTCCCTTGCCGGATACTCCATGGGGAAAGCCGATATTCTGCGGAAAGCGATGGGGAAAAAGATTGCCGACCTGATGGCAGAGCAGAAGCGGGAGTTTCTCGACGGTTGCGCCAGGCAGGGAATCGATTCCAAGATAGCGCATTCGGTCTTTGACCAGATAGAGACATTTGCGCGGTATGGTTTCAACAAAGCCCACTCCACCGGGTACTCGCTGGTGGCGTATCACAGCGCCTACTTGAAGACATACTTTCCTCAGGAATTCATGGCGGCAAGTTTGACTTCGGAGACCGATTCTCCGGACCGAATCTATGTTCTGATGGAAGAGTGCCGTCGGCTCGGCATTACCGTATTGCCCCCGGATGTCAATGAATCGGAGCGAGGATTCAGCGTCCGGGACAAGAAAATCCGTTTCGGGTTACTGGCGGTAAAGAATGTCGGCGAAGCGGCGGTGGAGACCATTATCGAGGCGCGCCGTTCCGGCGGACACTTTGGTTCCATGGCTGATTTTGTCACACGAGTCAATCTGAAACAGGTGAATAAGCGGGTTCTGGAGTCGCTGATTTCAGCAGGGGCGCGCGATTCGCTTCCCGGAAACCGGGCGCAAAAATTCGTCGCCATTGAAGCGATGCTCGATTTTGGACAAAAGGTGGCAATCAGCGGAAA